A single region of the Fusarium fujikuroi IMI 58289 draft genome, chromosome FFUJ_chr05 genome encodes:
- a CDS encoding related to transcriptional regulator protein SPT6, which yields MSNSMRDLISGEAELDDEEEDESFDEGGEERRRKAAVEDSSEEEEDDDDEEEARKVREGFIVDEDEDEEEGGESDGDVRPVHKRKRKHRDREEEAQLDEEDLDLIGEQFGERPKPQTQSKFKRLKRGYRDEERGNQRRGLDDIFSDEDEDTSEQRPYGRSYRQADEFDDFIEEDFPEDPEELEQQREDAEVARPRDRVIGNIADTGNLDKDALDDMEAIFGNGEDYDWALQMEEEEEDREREEQAIELKDVFEPSQLKEKLLTDEDNEIRFTDEPERFQLDRKTFKTLQLTAEQFREEARWITNQLWPKKGLAADLQVPFGKAVGKVLEFFIVDEVEVPYVFQHRKDYLLHTRKTRNPNRDDPDAPEYVISADKLLNQDDLWKILELDIKFRSFVDKRNALEKTFENLKGLAIHDTIVEEMIPEATTMEELQDLQDYLQFQYGPQLKDLAAMAGNLSLTKRPGSKSNLLERVRQGKAYSFVRAYGISADQLAKNALRYGKKITPDDDAQYPMDLADSLVDDNFDTGDQVINAARQMYSEELFASPRMRKHFRNSYYQAAEISCRRTEKGLRRIDDSHPYYEIKYLQNQAIADLVHQPELFLKMMKAEEEGLVTIKLDMPARYDFRRQLYQEFESENFSDRAEQWREERKKVLDLAYPKLERIIAKNVKEVIRTFCQDEVLKMCREEYAKRLDQAPYKPKGMILGTTPRVLVLSNGMADPARDPICWAWVEEDGRVVEQGKLGNLARDERQREEFEELVKRRRPDVIAVSGWSAETNKLVRDLESLVNEKGLMGPEFEDPDTNDYRTEPLEVVVVNDEVARLYKDSPRALAEHPSLNPVTRYCVALARYMQNPMKEYAALGKDVASISYHPCQNLLPPDKLAKYLDSAMVDMVNLCGVDINEAMNDSYTANLLPYVSGLGPRKATSVIKAINANGGAVGTRDELVGDPDSGKLPVVGPRVWNNCASFLFIEYEATNPASDPLDNTRVHPEDYELGRKMAADALELDEEDVKAETDENGPGAIVRKLFKQDEQDKVNELVLEEYAEQLERNYSQRKRATLETIRAELQAPYEELRRNFALLSASEIFTMFTGETKQTLCEGMIVPINVRVVKDDFAIVKLDCGIEGRIEGHEINHRSSIKDALTSGQTTQAKILDINYKDFMAKLSMRDETLRIPYKRPINLGRDGWDYALEATDKEELREKDKTTGRTQRVVKHPNFKPFSGLQAEEYLGSQPNGEVIIRPSSKGNDHLAVTWKVADGVYQHIDVLEMQKETEFSVGKLLRVGGKYTYTDLDELIVEHVKAMARKVEELMRHDKYQNRSRGETEKWLTTYIDANPNRSAYAFCIDTKHPGYFWLCFKASRSARVIALPVRAIPQGFELKGYQYPDMRALCNGFKLRYQNEFSKMGHR from the exons ATGAGTAACAGTATGCGCGACCTGATATCCGGCGAGGCCGAacttgatgacgaggaagaggacgagtCTTTTGATGAAGGTGGTGAGGAGCGCAGACGAAAGGCTGCAGTAGAAGACTCtagtgaggaggaggaagatgacgacgatgaggaagaggctcgCAAG GTACGTGAAGGCTTTATagttgacgaggacgaggacgaggaagaaggcggcgAATCAGATGGCGATGTGCGCCCTGTTCACAAACGAAAGCGAAAACATCGCGACCGTGAAGAGGAGGCGcagcttgatgaagaagacctgGATCTCATCGGCGAGCAATTCGGCGAGCGTCCCAAGCCCCAAACACAG TCCAAGTTCAAGCGCCTCAAGCGTGGCTACCGCGACGAAGAAAGGGGAAACCAACGCCGTGGACTAGACGATATCTTCTcggacgaggatgaagacacaAGCGAGCAGCGACCTTACGGCAGATCGTACCGCCAAGCCGACGAGTTCGACGATTTCATCGAAGAGGATTTCCCTGAAGACCCTGAGGAATTAGAACAACAGCGAGAAGATGCGGAGGTTGCTCGCCCCAGAGATCGCGTCATTGGAAATATCGCCGATACTGGTAATCTCGATAAGGATGCCTTAGACGATATGGAGGCCATCTTCGGTAATGGCGAAGACTACGATTGGGCGCTGCaaatggaagaggaggaggaagatcgTGAAAGAGAGGAACAAGCCATTGAGCTGAAGGACGTGTTCGAACCTTCGcaacttaaagagaagctctTGACCGACGAAGATAACGAGATTCGTTTCACCGACGAGCCCGAGCGATTTCAACTCGACCGGAAGACCTTCAAGACACTTCAGCTTACTGCAGAGCAGTTTAGGGAGGAGGCAAGATGGATCACGAACCAGTTGTGGCCAAAGAAGGGCTTGGCGGCCGACCTCCAGGTCCCATTCGGCAAAGCCGTTGGCAAGGTCCTCGAATTCTTCATTGTTGACGAAGTTGAGGTGCCTTATGTGTTCCAGCACCGCAAAGACTACCTACTTCACACCAGAAAAACGCGGAACCCGAATCGTGATGACCCTGATGCGCCTGAGTACGTCATCAGTGCAGACAAGCTCTTGAATCAAGACGACCTCTGGAAGATTTTGGAATTGGACATCAAGTTTCGTTCTTTTGTGGACAAGAGAAATGCTCTCGAGAAGACTTTTGAAAACCTCAAAGGATTGGCAATTCACGACACGATTGTGGAGGAGATGATTCCAGAGGCGACCACTATGGAAGAACTTCAAGATTTGCAAGACTATTTGCAGTTCCAGTACGGTCCAcagctcaaggatcttgcTGCTATGGCTGGAAACCTCTCATTAACGAAACGGCCGGGCTCAAAATCGAATTTGCTTGAACGAGTCCGCCAAGGCAAGGCCTATAGCTTCGTCCGTGCTTATGGAATCTCAGCGGATCAGCTTGCCAAGAATGCATTGCGATATGGAAAGAAGATCACTCCTGATGATGACGCTCAATATCCCATGGACCTGGCTGACAGTTTGGTCGACGACAACTTCGACACAGGCGACCAAGTTATCAACGCAGCTCGACAGATGTATTCGGAAGAATTGTTTGCAAGCCCAAGGATGCGCAAACATTTCCGAAATTCGTACTACCAAGCTGCTGAGATCAGCTGTCGACGAACTGAGAAGGGTCTTCGTAGAATCGATGATTCTCACCCGTACTATGAGATCAAGTATTTGCAAAACCAGGCCATTGCTGATCTAGTTCACCAACCAGAGCTTTtcctgaagatgatgaaggctgaggaggaaggcCTTGTTACTATCAAGCTTGATATGCCAGCCCGCTATGACTTCCGGAGACAACTTTATCAGGAGTTTGAGTCTGAGAACTTCAGCGACCGGGCCGAACAGTGGCGGGAAGAGCGCAAGAAAGTACTTGACCTTGCATACCCCAAACTCGAAAGGATTATTGCAAAGAATGTCAAAGAAGTCATTCGAACTTTCTGCCAAGATGAGGTGCTCAAGATGTGTCGAGAGGAATATGCAAAACGGCTCGATCAGGCACCCTACAAGCCCAAGGGCATGATACTGGGCACTACGCCCCGTGTCCTAGTTCTCTCCAATGGCATGGCCGACCCTGCCCGCGATCCCATCTGCTGGGCATGggttgaggaagatggccGTGTGGTTGAGCAAGGAAAGCTTGGGAACCTTGCCAGAGATGAGCGCCAACGAGAAGAGTTCGAGGAGCTGGTCAAGCGTCGTCGACCCGATGTGATTGCCGTCAGCGGTTGGTCTGCTGAGACGAATAAGCTGGTGCGTGACTTGGAGAGCCTTGTCAACGAGAAGGGCCTTATGGGCCCTGAGTTTGAGGACCCAGACACCAACGACTATCGAACAGAGCCACTAGAGGTTGTGGTAGTCAATGATGAGGTTGCTCGTTTGTACAAGGACAGCCCTCGTGCACTTGCTGAGCACCCAAGTCTGAATCCTGTGACGAGGTACTGTGTTGCTCTGGCGCGATATATGCAGAACCCTATGAAGGAATATGCAGCTCTCGGCAAAGACGTTGCCTCCATTTCTTACCACCCTTGCCAAAACCTTCTCCCACCTGATAAACTGGCCAAATACCTCGACTCCGCTATGGTTGACATGGTCAACCTCTGCGGTGTTGATATCAACGAGGCCATGAACGATTCCTATACCGCCAACCTTCTTCCTTACGTGTCTGGATTGGGTCCCCGTAAGGCAACAAGtgtcatcaaggccatcaacgcTAATGGCGGTGCTGTTGGTACAAGGGATGAGCTCGTGGGTGATCCAGACAGTGGCAAGCTGCCTGTCGTTGGCCCCAGAGTTTGGAACAACTGCGCAAGCTTTCTGTTCATCGAATACGAAGCCACAAATCCTGCTTCGGACCCCCTAGATAACACACGAGTTCATCCTGAAGATTACGAGCTCGGACGTAAAATGGCCGCCGATgctcttgagcttgatgaagaggatgtcaAGGCCGAAACTGACGAGAATGGACCCGGAGCGATCGTCCGCAAGCTGTTCAAGCAGGAtgaacaagacaaggtcaaCGAGCTAGTCTTGGAAGAGTATGCTGAGCAATTGGAGAGAAACTACAGCCAGCGCAAGCGAGCTACGTTGGAAACCATTCGTGCCGAACTCCAGGCGCCCTACGAAGAACTTCGACGGAATTTTGCTCTCCTGTCAGCATCCGAGATCTTCACTATGTTTACTGGTGAGACCAAGCAGACTCTATGCGAAGGCATGATTGTACCCATCAATGTTCGGGTTGTGAAGGATGACTTCGCCATTGTTAAGCTCGACTGTGGTATCGAAGGCCGTATTGAGGGTCATGAAATCAACCATCGTTCGTCCATCAAGGATGCCCTGACCTCGGGACAAACGACGCAGGCAAAGATTTTGGACATCAATTATAAAGACTTTATGGCCAAGCTATCAATGCGGGATGAAACCCTACGTATTCCGTACAAGCGCCCGATCAACCTCGGTCGAGATGGGTGGGACTACGCCCTTGAAGCAACAGATAAAGAGGAATTGCGAGAAAAGGACAAGACCACGGGGCGGACGCAGCGTGTTGTCAAGCACCCCAATTTCAAACCGTTCAGTGGCCTGCAAGCAGAGGAATATCTGGGATCGCAGCCCAATGGTGAGGTTATCATTCGACCCTCATCCAAGGGTAACGATCATCTGGCAGTGACCTGGAAGGTCGCTGACGGTGTTTATCAACACATTGACGTCCTCGAGATGCAGAAAGAGACAGAATTCTCGGTCGGCAAGCTGCTGCGGGTGGGCGGCAAATATACGTACACTGACCTGGATGAACTGATCGTGGAGCACGTCAAAGCCATGGCGCGTAAAGTTGAAGAACTGATGCGACACGATAAGTATCAAAATCGATCCCGGGGAGAGACGG AAAAATGGCTTACGACGTACATCGACGCCAATCCTAACCGATCAGCTTACGCGTTCTGCATCGACACGAAGCATCCTGGATACTTTTGGTTGTGCTTCAAGGCCAGCAGGTCGGCCAGGGTCATTGCATTGCCGGTGCGCGCGATTCCACAAGGGTTTGAGCTCAAGGGGTATCAATATCCTGACATGCGAGCGCTATGCAACGGATTCAAGCTGCGTTATCAAAATGAGTTCTCCAAGATGGGTCACCGGTAG